In Falco cherrug isolate bFalChe1 chromosome 5, bFalChe1.pri, whole genome shotgun sequence, one DNA window encodes the following:
- the TSPAN9 gene encoding tetraspanin-9 isoform X2, which yields MARGCLCCLKYMMFLFNLIFWLCGCGLLGVGIWLSVSQGNFATFSPSFPSLSAANLVIAIGTVVMVTGFLGCLGAIKENKCLLLSFFIVLLIILLAELILLILFFVYMDKVSESAKKDLKEGMKLYNSENNVGLKNAWNIIQAEMKCCGVNDFTDWYPVLGENTVPDRCCTENSQDCGRNSTELVWKTGCYERVMTWFDENKHVLGSIGMCILIMQILGMAFSMTLFQQIHRTGKKYDA from the exons TTATGTGGCTGTGGGCTGCTGGGCGTGGGCATCTGGCTGTCAGTGTCACAAGGAAACTTCGCCACGTTTTCTCCTAGCTTTCCATcactttcagctgccaacctAGTCATTGCCATTGGCACAGTCGTCATGGTcaccggctttctgggctgcctAGGTGCTATCAAGGAAAACAAGTGCCTCCTGTTGAGT TTTTTCATCGTTTTGCTGATAATTCTCCTGGCAGAGCTGATATTActcattttgttctttgtttatATGGACAAG GTCAGTGAGAGTGCAAAGAAGGATTTGAAGGAAGGTATGAAGCTGtacaattcagaaaataatgttgGACTGAAAAATGCATGGAATATCATTCAAGCAGAG ATGAAATGCTGTGGTGTGAATGACTTCACGGATTGGTACCCAGTGCTGGGAGAAAACACTGTCCCAGACCGATGTTGTACAGAAAACTCCCAAGACTGTGGACGGAACTCTACCGAACTAGTGTGGAAAACA GGATGTTATGAGAGAGTTATGACCTGGTTTGATGAGAACAAGCATGTCCTTGGTTCGATTGGGATGTGCATCCTCATAATGCAG ATTCTTGGCATGGCCTTCTCCATGACGCTCTTCCAGCAGATTCACAGGACTGGCAAAAAATATGATGCCTAA